DNA sequence from the Caulobacter segnis genome:
TGGTCTGCACCGGCGGCGAGCCCTTCCTGCAACTGGACGACGCCGCGATCGAGGCCCTGCACGCGCGCGGCTTCCAGATCGCCGTCGAGAGCAACGGCACGCTCGAGGCCCCGGCGGGGATCGACTGGATCTGCATCAGTCCCAAGGCCGACGCGCCCGTGGTCCAGACCTCGGGCCAGGAGCTGAAGCTGGTCTTCCCGCAGGACAAGGCCATGCCCGAGCGCTTCGCAAACCTGGATTTCGAGCGCTTCTACCTCCAGCCGATGGACGGTCCGGACCGCGACAGGAACACGCAATTGGCGGTCGCCTATTGCCTTTCGCACCCACAATGGCGTTTAAGCGTCCAAACGCACAAATATCTCGGCCTGCCCTGACGGATAAGGCGCGCGACTTGGTGACAGGGTCGTTGCGCTAGAGCCTCCCAGGCCTAGTCAAAAGAAGTCACATGTCTGGATACGTCTTCGAGATCACGAAGGCCGCGTTCTTCGACG
Encoded proteins:
- the queE gene encoding 7-carboxy-7-deazaguanine synthase, which encodes MTYSVKEIFLTLQGEGGQAGKAAVFCRFAGCNLWTGREQDRAKAVCTFCDTDFVGTDGENGGKFATAEALAAAVEAQWPGGPDDRLVVCTGGEPFLQLDDAAIEALHARGFQIAVESNGTLEAPAGIDWICISPKADAPVVQTSGQELKLVFPQDKAMPERFANLDFERFYLQPMDGPDRDRNTQLAVAYCLSHPQWRLSVQTHKYLGLP